The DNA segment AATGGATTACTGCAGGGTGAGGAAGAGAGGTGCCCTCAGGGTTTGAAGAGGAACAAATGAAGTACAGATGGAGCCATTATAAcagtggaaaagaaggaaaggctgtAGGAGCAGTCATGAATCTGTAACAGCACAGTGCGGCAATTTTGTTGTAGAAAGATTAAGGATCTGAAAATTGCTAGTTAAATGTGTAGTCTAGGAAAATAACTGTATGGTTGAGCCCATACAGATGCTgtacaaaagtaaaattattattttggagTTGAGTGAttcattttaatgctttaagGTAGCATCATCACAGTGGATGGATTTCCAGAGCTGGTTTCAAGAGGACAAACTTTTATCTCGTTCATAGGAGGTGGCCTGTGTTTGTAGTGTAGAATAattatctttattatttatttatttatgtatatatatttggttatttatttacttatttatatttcaCTTCTTACTGTAGACTTCTAATTACCATTACTAATCAGAAAACTGTTCTACATCTGTCTTTCCTGTAACATAATTGTAAAGGACATTTGCCTGTTTTTAGCTTTTAACAAGTATCTAGAAATTATTTATGGCAGATGGGGTAAATCCACATGTTGATAATACTGAAGCAAAATAGAATCACATTAAGAGTGGCTGAGAGTCACTGCTAAATAGaaaaacttcaaatattttctgatgttcCAACTATATATGATAACCTTATTATAGTGTGAAGACGCTTATGTAGTGCGGAATCTTTTATAGCTACTGTCTCACCAAACTGTGAGGACTCTGTGGTTTTAATAGTCACTTTGTAACACTAATTAACTGCACATTCatcttcctttatttaaaattctgtggGATCCTCTCTCTGTGAAGCCGGACAGTCTTTACTCTTGGTATTATTTGATTCACCAACTTGATGCCTTTTTCTCAATGTTATAAAGGCactatatttatcttttttggGGACTGGGAATATGGGCAAGATTCCTTGGCCTGACTCAAAGACTAAGTTCTGGTCTGTGTATGAAGCCCAGTTGTATGTATGCTACTTTTTTTAACTGGTAATACCAGAGAGGGGATTGTGGTTTGAAGATGAAACTTagatgaaatatttgctttttcgCTTCTGCTTTTTTcgcttgcttttatttttgagttCCATACATTTGAACAAACAGTACATTCTAttcaatttctgtttcagatatTTGTATGTAAACCTTAGGTTTTTGGGTTGTatgatgattttattttgtaattatgTTCATAAGGTAGGTTgttttttgaataaaaaaaaaagaaaacaaaccacacatTGTAAAGATTTCTCATGATAGTTGTCAAATATATCGAGATTTTactattttgtattaaaatacatctttgcCTGTGTTTCAGGTATTTCAAACACAGTTGTTAATGGAAAAGTTCATGCATAAGTACAAAATAAGAGGGGCGATCTAATCTTTGAGGAAATGGCAGGATTCCTAGACAACTTCCGGTGGCCAGAGTGTGAGTGTATTGACTggagtgaaagaagaaatgccaTCGCTTCAGTAGTTGCGGGCGTATTGGTAAGTTTTGAGAGAATGTGAATCATAACTGCGTTGACAAATTTGGAAGTACGATAAAAGtacttttttgtttcatttattgtaAAGGTTCTCTCTTTAACTGCACTTTAATCaagtatatttcttttttattctttttttgagCATAACTGTCAGACAGCTTTTTTACAGGTCATATAACTTTAGTTTTGTCTGATAATGATGTTCTGCtatctcttctttaaaaaagattgAAATTCCTCAAGGATTTTTGTCATAATTAGGTAGATTAGAACCCCTGTGTTACAAATGATGTCTATCTCCTAGGCGTTTAGAATCTGGGTTCTTGTTCTTAAAGCTGTACAGGAAATTTAGCCATGCACTGATATTTAATTTGAATAGAAAATGTGACTGATTCCCAAATGCTTCTCTGAAAACATCAGTGTTACCGTTTATGTAGAACTTGCATATCGAGCAGATTTAGAGTATGACTTGGAGCTAATAACTTTCTAAAATAGATTATACTTGTtacaagacaaataaataaataaataaatatttgccatGTTTTATCTGCCTGTCTCTGCACCCTTCCAGCCTCATAAcactggtttattttatttcaagtttttcaCAGGCTGGTGGATAATGATAGATGCTGCGGTAGTTTACCCTAGGCCAGAACAAATGAACCATGCATTCCATACCTGTGGGGTGTTTTCAACACTAGCTTTTTTCATGTAAGTGTATCTAAAGGGAATtcttataaaataaacaagagccattaaacacagatttttctaGACAGTATGGTATATGATAAAACTTTGAATCACTTGGTTGTAAATTATGAGTAATCTTGTATGTTTTTGCATGGCAATgtaaagaccttttttttttttccacctgtgGTCTTTGGTTTTGATTGTAGTTTGTTTATTCATTGTCCTGTCTGTCCTGCTCATTTGTTTAGGGTGAATTGCTTTTTCATATGCATGTCAGATGAAGGCGAGAAAGCAGACCTTCCTTTATGCAAGTTGCTTTCTACAATACATGTTTAAATTCCTAGATCAAAATTCATGTGATGCTGTCCAGTTGCTTACCTCAATATAAAACACATGACTGCCTTTTCCcgttttaaaataatttttacagctGTCTGGCCCAAAACTTCCTCAAATGAGAGAGGCAGAAGTGTTATAGCTATTGTTATAAAGATGTAAATGTGGCAGGCTTGAAGGAGAAATAATAGCTTTTATTGAATGGCACAATATCTGCAAGAAGAAAGGATGCATTTGGATATGCAAGACCTTTTTAACATTTGGTATCTAAaagtttctgggttttttttcctcagcagtataactcattttaagaaaatgtattgTCCCTCCTTACGGGGTGTCTCTCGCTTAAGTACTTGCAGTATTCATTGTGAAGGAAAGCAACTTGTACCATAATCATGAGAGCACTGTGTTACTGGCGGTTGTTATTCCTGTGAAGTGGctttagttattttaaaagcttaaataGTTCGAAAGGGAACAAGAATATTTCAGTCACTAAAAAAGACAATTCTTCCATCTTATAGGTCGGTTAATGTAAACATTGAAGTAAAACTTACTAACAAATACGGGGTTTGTTTGAAATTCAGTTGGAATCCTTCTGTTAAGGGACATGAAATAATACTTGACTATACAGaatgcaaagtaatttttcctgaatttgttacatcttaagaaaaaaaaaagctagctTTTTACTTATAACTTCTAATTGATTTTCTATTAATCTGAAGTGTATACACTTTTTTTGTTCCTAGGATAAATGCTGTATCAAATGCACAGGTGAGAGGAGACAGCTACAGTGATGGATGTTTAGGAAGAACAGGTAAATTGACTCTAAAAATCATGCTAAGTTGAAAGACATTATTTAGGTGTTGTTTTTTCTAAGTGGTGGTTAAGCAAATAATCAGAAGTTAAGGAGTAGGAGAGAACATCTGTGAAGTTAACTTTACAAAATTAACACTTGGACATAAGTACTGTCTTTGTTAGAAAGGTCAGCTTaggaaaattttacttttgtgtATCTTTAATACCTAAACGCACCTCTGCAAATCTTGTATTATcgctgagagaaaaaaaaaattctggccTGTGGTAGGCTATGGAGCAGCCATTCCTAAAGAATGCCTTATTTTATAATGTATCACAAACACTCTGTTTCCTTTGTATGTCACCTACTGTGTGGTGTCTGTGGACCTGCTGTCCTCTCTCTGATTTCATTTGTAACTCCCTTACTGTTTCTCATGTGGATCCCAGCATCTGTTTCCATGCGATTTGTAGAATGCCTCACTAGAAATCTGGTAGGATTTACTGTTTCTTGAACTAGAATAGGATGCTATTTTGGGTGCCATTCATAAATCAGCTTGAGAGAATCTTtgcatagaaatatttttcctatccTATGAGTGAGCAGGTTCAATATTTTCAATGGCATCTTCCTTTTTCAGCAGATAATGTCTAGCAGGTAGATGTTGCCTATGcgaaaatatctttctgaagTAAACGTAGGAAGCATTTGTTTTGCATATCCTATTGGAA comes from the Cuculus canorus isolate bCucCan1 chromosome 1, bCucCan1.pri, whole genome shotgun sequence genome and includes:
- the TMEM50B gene encoding transmembrane protein 50B isoform X1, which codes for MAGFLDNFRWPECECIDWSERRNAIASVVAGVLFFTGWWIMIDAAVVYPRPEQMNHAFHTCGVFSTLAFFMINAVSNAQVRGDSYSDGCLGRTGARVWLFIGFMLMFGSLIASMWILFGAYVTQNTNVYPGLAVFFQNALIFFSPQESVHSLRAPVSPALSAFSEFASLECG
- the TMEM50B gene encoding transmembrane protein 50B isoform X2, translated to MAGFLDNFRWPECECIDWSERRNAIASVVAGVLFFTGWWIMIDAAVVYPRPEQMNHAFHTCGVFSTLAFFMINAVSNAQVRGDSYSDGCLGRTGARVWLFIGFMLMFGSLIASMWILFGAYVTQNTNVYPGLAVFFQNALIFFSTLIYKFGRTEELWG